The Chloroflexus aggregans DSM 9485 genome segment GGCGTAAATCGTGAAGTTTCATGCCTGCACCTCGTCCTCAACCTCTTCCACCTTTACGAGGTGCTGAATCTTAAACAGCATCCCACGCACCGATGGATTATCCGGTTTGAGTACACTCTGATTCAAGCGGCGCAAGCCAAGCGCAGCCAGCGTTTCCTTCTGGTCACGCGCATAGCCAATTGCGCTCTTTACGTATGTTACGCGCAGCTTGCCCATCACGCCGCCTCCGTCGTTTCACGTCGCATCCGGCGTGCGTTCAGCTCTTGTGGTGTCATATCACGCCGGCGAGCCATCTCTTGCAGTGAGGTCATTTCACTCAGCGCCTTGAAGGTCGCCTTCACCACATTAACCGGGTTGTTGCTCCCATAGACCTTCGAGAGGAGGTCTTTGATCCCGGCAGCTTCCACTACCGGGCGGACACCACGACCGGCGATAACACCGGTACCGGGTGCTGCCGGGCGCAACATCACCTTCGTGGCGGCAAACTTCGTCACGATCTCGTGAGGGATCGTCGAATGGACCAGCGGTACACGAATGAGGTTCCGCTTGGCTGCTTCGGCCCCCTTGCGGATCGCGTCTGGGACTTCCGCCGCCTTTCCCATGCCAATACCTACGTGGCCTTTACCATCACCGACCACAACGACTGTGCTGAAGCTGAAGCGCCGGCCACCCTTCACGACCTTTGACACGCGGTTGATCAGGACGACTCGCTCATCGAGCTCCAGCGTGTCGGGGTTGATACGTTCTCGTTTCACAGTTCCTCCGCTACGCTGCCCTTGGGCAACTAGAAGTTCAGACCTGCTTCGCGGGCCGCTTCGGCCAGCGCTTTTACTCGTCCGTGATACTTATAGCCGCCGCGATCGAAGACCACCTTTGTAATTCCCGCCTGCAACGCCCGTTCGGCGATCAGCTTGCCGACCAGCGCTGCCTCTTGCGTCTTGGTCAATTCCGGGCTACCACTCCAGCCCTTCTCAATCGTCGAAGCGGCAACAAGGGTATGACCAACGGTATCATCAATCACCTGCGCGTAAATGTGGGCATGACTACGGAAGACGTTAAGCCGTGGTCGTTCTGGCGTGCCCGAGACGCGCTTACGGATGCGATTATGCCGGCGAAGCCGGAGTTCACGTGGTGTTCGCTTTCCCATACGATCCTCAATAACTATCGCAACGGAGATTCCATCCCCCGTCGCTCGCGCGGTAGAGGGGCTGTGTTCATCACAACACAGCCCGTATCGCTACTTCGCCTTACCGGCCTTACCGGCCTTGCGGCGAATCTTCTCTTCCAGATACTTAATGCCTTTGCCTTTGTACGGCTCTGGCGGACGTAAGCTGCGGATACGCGCTGCCTCTTCACCAACCTGCTGTTTGTCGATACCGACCACCGTCAGCGACAGCGGATCGTTGGCCGATTTGCGTTCACCAACGATGTAACTAATGTTCGGTGGTGGTTCAATCCGAACCGGATGCGAAAACCCAAGGTTCAGCACCAGGGTCTTGCCTTCGAGCTGAGCGCGATAACCGACGCCGTTAATCTCCAGCGCTCGCTGCCACCCCTGCGTCACGCCGACAATCATGTTATTGATCAGCGTGCGGGTCAGGCCGTGCAGGGAGCGATGCAGCTTCTCGTCCGAAGGGCGTTGCACGGTGATAACATCACCTTCCTGCTTGATAATCATATCAGGATGCAACTTTTGGGTAAGCGTTCCCTTTGGCCCCTTGACGGTGACGAGGTTTTGCTCACCGATGGTCACCTGTACGCCCTTCGGCACGGTAATCGGTCGTTTTCCAATTCGCGACATGATACTCCTCCGTGCGCGTTACCAAACGTAGCAGAGCACTTCGCCGCCGACGCGCGCGCGCCATGCTTCGTGATCGGCAAGCACACCTTTCGGCGTCGACAGAATGCTCAGCCCGAGGCCGCCGCGCACCCGCGGAATGTCAGCGCGCTTGGTGTAGACGCGCAGCCCCGGCTTGCTCACCCGGCGAAGACCGGTGATGGCCGGCCGGCGGTCGGGCATGTACTTCAGGGTAATCGAGATGGTCTTGTACGGCTTACCATCGTCGATCACGGTGTAATCACGAATAAAGCCTTCACGCTTCAAAATGTCGGCAATCGCAATTTTCATCTTCGATGCCGGCATTGTCACCGTTGTATGACGGGCCATGCACGCATTGCGGATGCGTGTCAGCATATCGCCGATAGGATCATTGACACTCACGGTATGCCTCCTCACAAGACGGGCGTCAAAAAGGTTTCTGATGGCCGCACAGCGCTTACCAGCTTGCCTTCACAACGCCCGGAATGAGGCCTTTCAACGCATGCTCGCGGAAGCAGATGCGGCACATCCCGAACTTGCGGATATACGCTCGCGACCGGCCGCAGATCTTGCAGCGATTGTACGCACGCACCTTAAATTTCGGC includes the following:
- the rplF gene encoding 50S ribosomal protein L6, with translation MSRIGKRPITVPKGVQVTIGEQNLVTVKGPKGTLTQKLHPDMIIKQEGDVITVQRPSDEKLHRSLHGLTRTLINNMIVGVTQGWQRALEINGVGYRAQLEGKTLVLNLGFSHPVRIEPPPNISYIVGERKSANDPLSLTVVGIDKQQVGEEAARIRSLRPPEPYKGKGIKYLEEKIRRKAGKAGKAK
- a CDS encoding type Z 30S ribosomal protein S14 codes for the protein MAKKSWIVKAQRPPKFKVRAYNRCKICGRSRAYIRKFGMCRICFREHALKGLIPGVVKASW
- the rpsH gene encoding 30S ribosomal protein S8, with product MSVNDPIGDMLTRIRNACMARHTTVTMPASKMKIAIADILKREGFIRDYTVIDDGKPYKTISITLKYMPDRRPAITGLRRVSKPGLRVYTKRADIPRVRGGLGLSILSTPKGVLADHEAWRARVGGEVLCYVW
- the rplR gene encoding 50S ribosomal protein L18 codes for the protein MGKRTPRELRLRRHNRIRKRVSGTPERPRLNVFRSHAHIYAQVIDDTVGHTLVAASTIEKGWSGSPELTKTQEAALVGKLIAERALQAGITKVVFDRGGYKYHGRVKALAEAAREAGLNF
- the rpmD gene encoding 50S ribosomal protein L30 — translated: MGKLRVTYVKSAIGYARDQKETLAALGLRRLNQSVLKPDNPSVRGMLFKIQHLVKVEEVEDEVQA
- the rpsE gene encoding 30S ribosomal protein S5; the protein is MKRERINPDTLELDERVVLINRVSKVVKGGRRFSFSTVVVVGDGKGHVGIGMGKAAEVPDAIRKGAEAAKRNLIRVPLVHSTIPHEIVTKFAATKVMLRPAAPGTGVIAGRGVRPVVEAAGIKDLLSKVYGSNNPVNVVKATFKALSEMTSLQEMARRRDMTPQELNARRMRRETTEAA